Proteins from a single region of Pseudomonas sp. BSw22131:
- a CDS encoding LysR family transcriptional regulator: MKLDPVSLRLFVSVIEEGTIAAAAKREHIAAAAVSKRLSELEDLLDAPLLNRTNKGITATDAGLSLLFMARSALNNLNEIVVQMRDYSHGRRGSVQVLANISAVTQFMPALIKSFMDQYPLINIVLQEQKSLGITKAVAENRADVGIFTRLPHGADIEVFPFRTDRLVLLVPNEHLLADRQGVRFADTLDHDFVALRSGTHLNFQLIKAANDLGRSLKIRMEVSSYDALCLMVQAGVGIGIMPQGSADIYKMHGARVVALEEDWANRELTLCVRSREGLSTAARLFVDHLLATPTLCQD; this comes from the coding sequence ATGAAGCTCGATCCCGTCTCACTGCGCTTGTTCGTCAGCGTCATCGAAGAGGGCACCATCGCGGCTGCCGCCAAGCGCGAGCACATTGCGGCAGCGGCGGTCAGCAAGCGGCTCAGTGAACTCGAAGACCTGCTCGACGCCCCACTGCTGAACCGAACCAACAAAGGCATCACCGCCACCGACGCCGGCCTTTCGTTGCTGTTCATGGCCCGCAGCGCGCTGAACAACCTCAATGAAATCGTTGTGCAGATGCGCGATTACTCCCATGGCCGTCGCGGCTCGGTGCAGGTGCTGGCGAACATTTCCGCCGTCACGCAATTCATGCCCGCGCTGATCAAGTCGTTCATGGACCAATACCCGCTGATCAACATCGTGCTCCAAGAGCAGAAAAGCCTGGGCATCACCAAAGCCGTCGCTGAAAACCGTGCGGACGTCGGTATCTTTACCCGGTTGCCTCACGGCGCTGACATTGAAGTGTTCCCGTTTCGCACTGACCGTCTGGTATTGCTCGTACCCAATGAACATCTGTTGGCTGACCGGCAGGGCGTCAGATTCGCTGACACTCTGGACCATGACTTCGTCGCGCTCCGAAGCGGCACGCACCTGAATTTCCAACTGATCAAAGCCGCCAACGATCTGGGTCGCTCGCTGAAAATCCGCATGGAAGTTTCAAGCTACGACGCACTGTGTCTGATGGTCCAGGCGGGGGTGGGCATCGGCATCATGCCCCAGGGCAGCGCCGACATATACAAGATGCACGGCGCGCGGGTTGTTGCGCTGGAAGAGGATTGGGCGAACCGCGAGTTGACGCTGTGCGTGCGCTCGCGTGAAGGTCTATCG
- a CDS encoding maleate cis-trans isomerase family protein, producing MKNFRIGQIVPSSNTTMETEIPAMLTSRYSLFPEEHFTFHSSRMRMMKVSPEELKKMDIDSDRCALELSDARVDVMAYACLVAIMCQGAGYHKVSQDRLSKTVHDNQAPTPVLSSAGALIDSLNLMNYKKVSIITPYMKPLTQQVIDYIEAAGIEVVDSISLEVSDNLAVGRLDPMDLVAHADRLNIGQADGVVLSCCVQMPSLPAIQVVQDRLDKPVLSASVATVYQILKTLGLEARVPNAGHLLSGQY from the coding sequence ATGAAAAACTTTCGAATCGGCCAAATCGTTCCCAGCTCCAACACCACCATGGAAACCGAAATCCCGGCGATGCTGACCTCGCGTTACTCGCTGTTCCCGGAAGAACACTTCACCTTCCACTCTTCGCGCATGCGCATGATGAAAGTCAGCCCCGAAGAGCTTAAGAAAATGGACATCGACAGTGACCGTTGCGCGCTGGAGTTGAGCGATGCGCGGGTGGATGTCATGGCCTACGCCTGTCTGGTGGCGATCATGTGCCAGGGCGCGGGTTACCACAAAGTTTCCCAGGACCGCTTGAGCAAAACCGTGCACGACAACCAGGCGCCGACACCGGTGCTGAGCTCGGCAGGCGCGCTGATCGACAGCCTGAACCTGATGAATTACAAAAAAGTTTCGATCATCACCCCGTACATGAAGCCGCTGACGCAACAGGTTATCGACTACATCGAAGCGGCAGGGATCGAGGTGGTCGATTCGATCAGCCTGGAAGTGTCTGACAACCTTGCGGTCGGTCGTCTGGACCCGATGGACCTGGTGGCCCACGCCGATCGGTTGAACATCGGACAGGCCGACGGCGTTGTGTTGTCGTGCTGTGTGCAAATGCCGTCTTTGCCTGCGATTCAGGTCGTACAGGATCGTCTCGACAAGCCGGTGTTGTCGGCGTCGGTCGCGACCGTTTACCAAATCCTCAAAACCTTGGGCCTTGAAGCCAGAGTACCGAATGCCGGGCATCTGCTTTCGGGGCAGTACTGA
- a CDS encoding MFS transporter, whose protein sequence is MKTLAAGPVAGAASAIDGSAQLTASQRYMTLGGSWAAWLFDALDATVFGFVLLAIAKTFSVGLGDVVSTVAWFLLATGIGGFFLGNLSDKIGRKKTMMISVFVYGTGTLLCGFADSLWQLNLLRFCVGLAVGGLWSAAAALVSEIWPPAGRAKAFAVMQTGWSGGGLLAAIFAWTLLDSSNPESWRHLFIYASIPAYFTLVFIWLFVKESPVWLANREYMSQNADKGRLMEIFSPQYLKMTLLGLSISVLGMYGYWIITTFMPAYLQNILNVRIDQAPVFVIWIGIGATIGYLAYGYLAEAVGRRLSFAIFFGGMAIMVPVFAYSATLMPLTDGKLLFNTQNIVILGSLAALLGFFTGYFSGFGAWYSELFPTSIRSTASGFCFNFGRVGAIAGIKLVPILIPLIGFTATISLASVSYAIAAVMVFTLQETKGVQLTSGN, encoded by the coding sequence ATGAAAACTCTTGCCGCAGGACCTGTTGCAGGTGCCGCCTCAGCAATAGACGGCAGCGCTCAATTGACCGCGAGCCAGCGTTACATGACGTTAGGCGGTTCCTGGGCCGCCTGGTTGTTCGATGCCCTGGACGCCACAGTATTCGGATTTGTTCTGCTGGCTATCGCCAAAACTTTCTCGGTGGGTTTGGGCGATGTCGTTTCTACGGTGGCCTGGTTTCTGCTGGCAACCGGCATCGGAGGGTTCTTCCTCGGTAACCTGTCCGACAAGATTGGCCGCAAGAAAACCATGATGATTTCGGTGTTCGTCTATGGCACCGGCACATTGCTCTGTGGTTTTGCAGACAGCCTGTGGCAGCTCAATCTGTTGCGCTTCTGCGTGGGTCTCGCCGTTGGTGGCTTATGGTCGGCCGCTGCCGCGCTGGTCTCGGAGATCTGGCCACCGGCAGGCCGTGCCAAAGCCTTCGCCGTCATGCAGACCGGCTGGTCGGGCGGTGGTCTGCTGGCGGCGATCTTCGCCTGGACATTGCTCGATAGCAGCAACCCCGAATCCTGGCGCCACTTGTTCATCTATGCCTCGATCCCTGCGTACTTCACGCTCGTGTTTATCTGGCTGTTCGTCAAGGAGTCGCCGGTCTGGCTGGCCAACCGCGAATACATGAGCCAAAACGCCGATAAAGGGCGGCTGATGGAAATCTTCAGCCCGCAATACCTGAAAATGACCCTGCTCGGCCTGAGTATTTCGGTGCTGGGTATGTATGGCTACTGGATCATCACCACCTTCATGCCGGCGTACCTGCAGAACATTCTGAACGTGCGTATCGACCAGGCGCCGGTTTTTGTCATCTGGATCGGCATCGGCGCCACCATCGGTTATCTGGCTTACGGCTATCTGGCTGAAGCGGTGGGCCGTCGTTTGTCTTTCGCGATTTTCTTTGGCGGCATGGCGATCATGGTGCCGGTATTTGCCTACTCGGCGACGCTCATGCCACTGACAGACGGCAAACTGCTGTTCAACACCCAGAACATCGTGATCCTGGGTTCGCTGGCTGCCCTGTTGGGTTTCTTCACGGGATATTTCAGTGGATTCGGCGCGTGGTACTCGGAACTGTTTCCTACCAGCATCCGCTCCACAGCGTCAGGTTTTTGCTTCAACTTCGGGCGGGTCGGCGCCATCGCCGGCATCAAACTGGTGCCCATCCTGATTCCTTTGATCGGCTTTACAGCCACGATCTCGCTCGCGTCTGTCTCCTACGCAATTGCCGCCGTCATGGTGTTCACGCTGCAGGAAACCAAAGGCGTTCAACTCACCAGCGGCAACTGA
- a CDS encoding LysR family transcriptional regulator, which produces MIRIDDLNLFVRTAALGSFSNAAREADLLPGQVAAAIKRLERELDIRLFARSTRSLRLTIEGEQYLPTARTVLDALKDGREKLRRENEQLQGVLQVAAPSDLGRNMLLPWLSGFRRQHPALTLRLFLSDQVTDLFRDPVDVAIRYGVIEDASYIALPLAPWNRRVLVASPDYLARRGNPLTPDDLLRHDCVLYTLSGRIYDKWRIGSRVLTVTGPLFSDDADVARRWAIAGEGITYKSWLDVSEDVKAGRLRLLMQDYPGEPTPLNLVCPHRKQFSPAIQQLHSLLRGRFAELESGLPKLI; this is translated from the coding sequence ATGATCCGCATTGATGACCTCAATTTGTTCGTCCGCACGGCGGCACTGGGCAGCTTCTCGAACGCTGCGCGCGAGGCTGACTTATTGCCGGGACAAGTGGCTGCGGCCATCAAGCGCCTTGAGCGTGAGCTGGATATTCGATTGTTCGCCCGCTCCACACGCAGCTTGAGGCTGACGATTGAGGGTGAGCAGTATTTGCCCACTGCGCGAACCGTGCTCGATGCGCTGAAGGACGGCCGTGAAAAACTGCGGCGTGAGAACGAGCAGTTGCAAGGCGTGCTGCAAGTGGCAGCCCCGTCAGATCTGGGTCGCAATATGCTGCTGCCATGGCTGTCTGGATTTCGCCGACAGCACCCGGCGTTGACCTTGCGTCTGTTTTTGTCTGATCAGGTGACGGATTTGTTTCGCGATCCGGTCGATGTGGCGATTCGGTACGGGGTGATCGAAGACGCCAGCTACATCGCGTTGCCACTGGCTCCGTGGAATCGACGGGTGCTGGTGGCGTCGCCCGATTATCTGGCGCGTCGCGGAAACCCGCTGACCCCCGACGATCTGCTGCGTCACGACTGCGTGCTGTACACGCTCAGTGGGAGAATCTACGACAAATGGCGGATTGGTTCTCGCGTGCTGACAGTGACGGGGCCGCTGTTTAGCGACGACGCAGATGTCGCCCGGCGCTGGGCGATTGCCGGGGAGGGCATCACCTACAAGTCATGGCTGGATGTCAGTGAAGACGTGAAGGCTGGACGGCTGAGGCTGTTGATGCAGGATTACCCCGGCGAACCGACACCGCTGAACCTGGTCTGTCCGCACCGCAAACAGTTCTCCCCGGCGATTCAGCAACTGCATTCCCTGCTGCGTGGCCGCTTCGCGGAACTCGAAAGCGGCCTGCCGAAGCTGATTTGA
- a CDS encoding zinc-binding alcohol dehydrogenase family protein has protein sequence MKAIAFTQHGLPIEDPNALIDMDLPKPAPGPRDLLVEVRAVSVNPVDTKIRAGSAATEPKVVGWDAVGTVREVGSEVTLFQPGDEVFYAGSIARPGSYSEFHLVDERIVGHKPKSLDAGHAAALPLTSITAWELLFDRLGVPEGGGEGDSLLIVGAAGGVGSILVQLARQLTKMTVIGTASRPETREWIKQLGAHHVIDHSKPLAEQLEQIGVGQVSHVASLTHTDAHFAQLIEALRPQGKLALIDDPKTLDVMPMKRKALSLHWELMFTRSLFETPDMIKQHELLNRVADLIDEGVLKTTVGEHFGTINAANLRRAHAVIESGKAKGKIVLEGF, from the coding sequence ATGAAAGCCATTGCCTTCACCCAACACGGTCTGCCCATCGAAGACCCTAATGCGCTGATCGACATGGACTTGCCCAAGCCGGCTCCAGGCCCGCGTGACTTGCTCGTGGAAGTGCGCGCTGTGTCAGTGAATCCGGTCGATACCAAGATTCGTGCAGGCTCTGCCGCCACCGAGCCGAAAGTGGTGGGTTGGGACGCCGTCGGCACGGTGCGTGAAGTGGGCAGCGAGGTCACTCTGTTTCAGCCGGGTGATGAAGTGTTTTACGCAGGATCGATCGCTCGCCCTGGCAGCTACAGCGAGTTTCATCTGGTGGACGAGCGCATCGTCGGCCATAAGCCGAAATCCCTCGATGCCGGACACGCCGCTGCTTTACCGCTGACGTCGATCACCGCCTGGGAATTACTGTTCGACCGCCTCGGCGTTCCCGAAGGCGGCGGTGAAGGCGACAGCCTGCTGATCGTCGGCGCGGCCGGTGGTGTCGGTTCGATCCTGGTTCAACTGGCGCGTCAGCTGACCAAAATGACCGTCATCGGCACAGCGTCTCGCCCTGAAACCCGCGAGTGGATCAAACAGCTCGGCGCCCATCATGTGATCGATCACAGCAAACCCCTGGCCGAACAGCTGGAACAGATCGGCGTTGGCCAGGTGAGTCACGTCGCCAGCCTCACCCACACCGATGCTCACTTCGCGCAATTGATCGAAGCCCTTCGCCCCCAAGGCAAGCTGGCGCTGATCGATGACCCAAAGACGCTCGACGTCATGCCGATGAAACGCAAGGCACTGTCGCTGCATTGGGAATTGATGTTCACCCGCTCGTTGTTCGAAACGCCGGACATGATCAAACAGCACGAACTGCTGAACCGCGTCGCCGATCTGATCGACGAAGGCGTGCTCAAGACTACGGTGGGCGAGCATTTCGGCACGATCAACGCAGCCAATCTGCGCCGCGCACACGCAGTGATTGAAAGCGGCAAAGCCAAAGGCAAGATTGTTCTCGAAGGCTTCTGA
- a CDS encoding exodeoxyribonuclease VII small subunit — MARKKAALDFEQSLTDLQTLVERLENGELSLEDSLTAFEQGIRLTRDCQSALAQAEQKVQVLLERDGELAEEPFDAEQPE, encoded by the coding sequence ATGGCCCGCAAGAAAGCTGCACTGGATTTCGAACAGTCACTCACCGATTTGCAGACGCTGGTTGAGCGCCTGGAGAACGGCGAGCTGTCGCTGGAAGACTCACTCACCGCATTCGAACAAGGCATCCGCCTGACACGCGATTGCCAAAGCGCATTGGCGCAGGCTGAACAGAAGGTTCAGGTGTTGCTGGAGCGCGATGGCGAACTGGCCGAGGAACCCTTCGACGCGGAACAGCCAGAATGA